The Candidatus Rokuibacteriota bacterium genome contains the following window.
CGCCCGGATCACCGCGGTCACCGCGTACCCCACGAGCGGGCCGAGCTCGGGGAACAGCGCCCGGATCTCCGAAGCCATGAAGCCTTCGCTCCGCGACCTGAGCTTGAAGGTCTCGATGGCGTTCGCCACGCTCGGGCTCGAAATCTTCCGCAGCGCATCCAGCTCGTGCTCGGTCAGGGGCATGCAGGGCCTCCTTAGATGGTGTCCCGGCGCTGCTGGATCAGGAGCCGCTTCAGCTCGGACACCGCGGCTTCGACCTGGGTGAGGTTGGGATTCACGGCGAGCGCCCGCTGGAAATAGTCGAGGGCCTGCGCGAGCTTGCCGAGCCGGAGGTAGTTCATCCCGAAGCCCGAGAGCGCGCCGAAGTGGGCCGGGTTTCGCTTGATGACCTCTTCGCAGTCAGCCAGCGACTTCTCCCACTCCCCGACCAGGTAGTAGAGCGTGGCCCGCTTGTTCCACCCTTCGGCGAAGTCGGGCTTTTTCTGGATGATCAGCGTGAAGGTCTTGATGGCCCCCTCCGCTTCCCGCTGGTCCATCTGCTCGAGGCCGAGCTGGAAGAGGTTGTCCACCTCGGCGTCGCCCGAGCGGCTCCAGACCTTCCAGAGCGAGTGCTCGGCCAGGACGCGGACCGTTTCGTCCGGGTCACGGAGGGCCTCAACCAGGCGCGGGACGTCGGCCATCACACCCGTGTCGCCGAGCCAGGCCGCGCCCTGCCGCCGCGCCTCCACGTCGGCGCGGCTGTGGAGCGCCGCGAGGGCCTGCTCGCGGGTGAGGCGCTGGGGTTGGGCAGCGGCGGCAGCCGCGAGGGCGCAGAGCAGGGGGAGCGCGACAGCGATGCGCCTCATGGCTCGAACGCCTCGAGCGCGCTGGAGCGGCCCGGGCCGGGGCGTGTGCCACCGCCGGGGACGTAGATGCGGTTCCCCACCGCGGCGGCTCCGATCCCGTGTCGGGGCGTCGGCATGGCGGCCTTGGCGGTCCAGCGTCCGGCGGCCGGGTCGTACATCTCCGTCGCGCTGATGATCCGGAACGGCAGCTCACCACCGACGACGAAGAGCCGGCCGTCGAGCGCCGCGGCGGCCAGGCCGCCCCGGGCCAGGGGGAGCGGCGCGCCGCTCCGCCAGCTGTCCGTGGCCGGATCGTAGATCTCTACGACGGCGTGCTTCCTCCCGAAGAACGACTCGCGGCCGCCCAGGGCGTAGAGCTTCCCGCCAAGCGTCGCGGCCGCCAGGTGGTCCCGAGCGGTGGGCATGGCGGCGGCGTGGCTCCACCTGTCGGTCAGCGGGTCGTACACCTCGTGGGCGGTCAGCGTGACTCCGGCTGCGGCGCCGCCCAGGGTGTGGATCTTCCCGTTGAGCGCTGCGGCAGCGAGAGCGCCGCGCGCCCTCGGCATCGAGAGTCTCTGCCGCCAGGCATTCGTGGTCGGGTCGTACTCGAAGACGGCCGCCTGGGGCGTCCAGGAGAACCGCCCGGTGTAGCCGCCGATGAGATACACCTTCCCGTGGACGCCGACGGCGGCCGGGTGATGGACCCTGATGGGCAGCGGCGTCCGCGGCTC
Protein-coding sequences here:
- a CDS encoding tetratricopeptide repeat protein, with protein sequence MRRIAVALPLLCALAAAAAAQPQRLTREQALAALHSRADVEARRQGAAWLGDTGVMADVPRLVEALRDPDETVRVLAEHSLWKVWSRSGDAEVDNLFQLGLEQMDQREAEGAIKTFTLIIQKKPDFAEGWNKRATLYYLVGEWEKSLADCEEVIKRNPAHFGALSGFGMNYLRLGKLAQALDYFQRALAVNPNLTQVEAAVSELKRLLIQQRRDTI
- a CDS encoding galactose oxidase — protein: MGKAGRNQPTGSAVPLGLVLGVGLSGCVAVTTPSTAPPDEAPGTWTILAPMPSARQEVAVAEAGGRVYVIGGLGEGYEPTATVEAYDPATNRWEPRTPLPIRVHHPAAVGVHGKVYLIGGYTGRFSWTPQAAVFEYDPTTNAWRQRLSMPRARGALAAAALNGKIHTLGGAAAGVTLTAHEVYDPLTDRWSHAAAMPTARDHLAAATLGGKLYALGGRESFFGRKHAVVEIYDPATDSWRSGAPLPLARGGLAAAALDGRLFVVGGELPFRIISATEMYDPAAGRWTAKAAMPTPRHGIGAAAVGNRIYVPGGGTRPGPGRSSALEAFEP